A stretch of Alkalicella caledoniensis DNA encodes these proteins:
- a CDS encoding cell wall hydrolase: MITINKKLFLGILLSLVVFVSSSVSYITAMGWRPNFSPKIEMKVDFSDVEIDPRTLETFFALEHDYQKEPLVNGLSIAEIALLEKIVMAEAKGEPLLGQIAVVNVILNRVKSPWYPDNVREVVYQEGQFNPTWDGSLQRVKGIDSSVKKAVHQAVNGYQAVPGNTLFFLNEEIATDFTIPNTRTFHGKIGNHSFYR; encoded by the coding sequence ATGATAACTATAAATAAAAAGCTTTTTTTAGGTATCCTATTATCCTTAGTTGTTTTTGTATCTTCATCAGTAAGTTACATAACAGCCATGGGTTGGAGGCCAAATTTTAGTCCAAAAATAGAAATGAAAGTAGATTTTTCAGATGTGGAAATTGACCCTAGAACACTAGAGACTTTTTTTGCTTTAGAGCATGATTACCAAAAGGAACCACTGGTAAATGGTCTTTCAATTGCAGAAATAGCTCTACTTGAAAAAATCGTTATGGCAGAGGCAAAGGGGGAGCCACTATTAGGACAAATTGCAGTGGTGAATGTTATTTTAAACCGGGTTAAATCCCCTTGGTATCCAGACAATGTGAGGGAGGTTGTATATCAAGAAGGTCAGTTTAACCCAACATGGGACGGTTCTTTACAAAGGGTTAAAGGCATCGATTCATCTGTGAAAAAAGCAGTACACCAAGCAGTTAATGGGTACCAAGCTGTACCAGGAAATACTTTATTTTTCTTAAACGAAGAAATAGCAACAGACTTTACCATTCCTAATACAAGGACTTTTCATGGAAAAATAGGAAATCATAGCTTTTATAGATAG
- a CDS encoding SPFH domain-containing protein, with amino-acid sequence MKFIKSQLIEVIEWTDNTTDTMVYRFPVKGNEIKMGAQLTVRESQVAVFVNEGQIADVFEPGRYQLSTENMPVLTKLKAWKYGFNSPFKAEVYFVNTKQFTNQKWGTSNPIMMRDTEFGMIRLRAFGIFAFRVNDASTFLKEIFGTNRVFDTESIVGQLKRSLVSGITDLIGESKIPALDLAMHYNELGEAATDALQPRFSNLGLQLVSLFIENISLPEEVEKVMDKRTSMGVLGNMQQYTQYQAAEAIRDAAQNEGGGLAGAGVGLGAGAGLGQVMAQAMSQNMQVGNNQSQSQPSKPQADTTTCSKCNSQVPREAKFCSSCGNTMVSPKTSCVSCGHELTEGAKFCSDCGSAQELKCSGCGKDLKPNTKFCPECGTKA; translated from the coding sequence ATGAAGTTTATTAAAAGTCAACTAATCGAAGTTATTGAATGGACTGACAATACCACTGACACCATGGTTTATAGATTCCCTGTAAAGGGTAACGAAATAAAGATGGGTGCTCAGCTCACTGTTAGGGAATCTCAAGTTGCAGTCTTTGTTAACGAAGGACAAATCGCCGATGTATTTGAGCCAGGCAGGTACCAGTTATCCACTGAGAACATGCCAGTTTTAACTAAGCTTAAAGCATGGAAGTACGGCTTCAATTCTCCTTTTAAGGCCGAGGTTTATTTTGTGAATACTAAGCAATTCACCAATCAAAAGTGGGGAACATCTAATCCCATAATGATGCGAGATACAGAGTTTGGTATGATAAGGCTTAGAGCTTTTGGTATTTTTGCCTTTAGAGTCAATGATGCATCCACTTTCCTTAAGGAGATATTTGGGACAAATAGAGTTTTTGATACTGAAAGTATAGTTGGACAGCTTAAACGTTCCTTAGTGTCTGGAATAACAGATCTTATAGGGGAAAGCAAAATCCCTGCCTTGGATTTAGCCATGCACTATAACGAGCTAGGTGAAGCTGCCACAGACGCTTTACAACCACGTTTTTCAAATCTTGGATTACAGTTGGTTTCACTATTTATTGAAAATATTTCTTTACCTGAAGAGGTAGAAAAAGTAATGGATAAGAGAACATCAATGGGTGTCCTTGGCAATATGCAACAATATACTCAATACCAGGCAGCTGAAGCAATACGTGATGCTGCTCAAAACGAAGGTGGGGGATTAGCTGGAGCAGGTGTGGGACTAGGTGCCGGAGCTGGCCTTGGTCAGGTGATGGCCCAAGCCATGTCACAAAATATGCAAGTTGGAAACAACCAAAGTCAAAGCCAACCTTCTAAACCTCAAGCTGATACTACAACTTGCTCAAAATGTAACTCTCAAGTACCAAGGGAAGCCAAATTTTGCAGCTCCTGTGGAAATACCATGGTGTCACCAAAAACATCATGTGTAAGTTGTGGTCATGAACTAACAGAAGGAGCCAAATTCTGCTCTGATTGTGGAAGTGCCCAGGAGCTTAAATGTAGCGGCTGTGGTAAAGATTTAAAACCCAATACAAAATTCTGCCCCGAGTGCGGAACTAAGGCCTAA
- a CDS encoding DUF1622 domain-containing protein gives MEIKYNKKEGITVGALYELLHHFVLDLTKVLIVVLELMGALVIVYVGIVALYKFFCLKFTKSSTEVRIRLGRGIAMGLQFYLAAEIFRLITIREYKDLAIVGVIIVLHVIISVLISWEVHHSIKMVKEEEELDSKTGLVNTHNPSLNETQNM, from the coding sequence TTGGAAATTAAATACAATAAGAAAGAAGGAATTACCGTGGGAGCACTATATGAATTACTGCATCATTTTGTTTTGGATTTAACCAAAGTGCTTATTGTAGTATTAGAACTAATGGGAGCCTTAGTTATAGTTTATGTGGGTATTGTAGCACTATATAAATTTTTCTGCTTAAAGTTTACTAAAAGTTCTACAGAAGTTAGAATACGCTTAGGCCGTGGTATTGCCATGGGACTTCAGTTTTATCTAGCAGCTGAGATATTCCGTTTGATTACCATAAGGGAATACAAAGATTTAGCTATAGTAGGAGTAATTATTGTTCTACATGTTATTATTTCAGTGCTAATAAGTTGGGAAGTACATCACAGTATCAAAATGGTTAAAGAAGAAGAAGAACTTGATAGCAAAACAGGTCTTGTTAACACCCATAACCCATCACTTAACGAAACACAAAATATGTAA
- a CDS encoding M3 family oligoendopeptidase, giving the protein MKFSEFTYQRPNIQDVEESFKGLLEQFNGASNFEEQDVIMEKINKLRSEVETMGQIVSVRHSIDTTDEYYKEEQNFFDEVGPLYQGMVTEYYAALINSKFRNELEGKWGKQLFGIAELTLKTFKPEIIGDLQQENKLTTEYQKLLASAKINFEGEELNLAQLVPFQQSTDRDMRKRANEARYNFFTENESKFDEIYDKLVKLRHKIAKELGYDNFVELAYARLNRTDYNSEMVANFRKQVEEYIVPVASKLKERQAKRIGVDKLKYYDERFSFKTGNPTPKGDPEWILNNGKRMYQELSPQTHEFFTFMVENELMDLVSKKGKGPGGYCTYISEYKSPFIFSNFNGTADDIDVLTHEAGHAFQVYESRGYQVPEYGFPTLEACEIHSMSMEFFTWPWMELFFKEDTDKYKFSHLSEALIFIPYGVTVDEFQHFIYDNPELTPAERKQAWRTIEKKYLPHRNYDGNDYLERGGFWYQQGHIFGSPFYYIDYTLAQICAFQFWKKSNDNREEAWSDYLILCKAGGSKSFVDLVKLANLKSPFEDGCVKWVIDDIEGWLDSIDDTKL; this is encoded by the coding sequence ATGAAGTTTAGTGAATTTACGTATCAAAGACCAAATATCCAAGATGTTGAGGAAAGTTTTAAGGGATTGCTAGAACAGTTCAACGGAGCAAGTAATTTTGAGGAACAAGATGTCATAATGGAAAAAATCAATAAACTGAGAAGTGAAGTTGAGACCATGGGGCAGATAGTTTCCGTAAGACACAGTATCGATACAACCGATGAATATTATAAGGAAGAACAGAATTTCTTTGATGAGGTAGGCCCCCTATATCAAGGTATGGTCACTGAATATTATGCAGCGCTTATAAACTCTAAATTCCGTAATGAGCTAGAAGGGAAATGGGGTAAACAATTATTTGGTATCGCTGAGCTGACACTTAAAACCTTCAAACCTGAAATTATCGGGGATCTTCAGCAAGAAAATAAGCTAACCACAGAATATCAAAAACTCCTTGCTTCAGCTAAAATCAATTTTGAAGGTGAAGAGCTAAACCTTGCTCAGTTAGTTCCTTTCCAACAATCCACTGATAGGGACATGAGAAAGAGGGCCAATGAAGCGAGATATAACTTCTTTACAGAAAATGAAAGCAAGTTTGACGAAATCTATGACAAGTTAGTAAAATTGCGTCATAAAATTGCAAAAGAGCTAGGATATGATAATTTTGTTGAATTAGCTTACGCTAGGTTAAACAGAACTGATTATAACTCTGAGATGGTGGCAAACTTCCGTAAACAGGTGGAAGAGTACATCGTACCTGTTGCAAGTAAGCTAAAGGAACGCCAAGCTAAGCGTATCGGTGTAGATAAGTTGAAATACTACGATGAAAGATTTAGCTTTAAAACTGGCAACCCAACACCAAAGGGGGATCCAGAATGGATACTAAATAACGGTAAAAGAATGTACCAAGAGCTGTCGCCTCAGACACATGAGTTTTTCACTTTTATGGTTGAAAATGAACTTATGGATCTTGTTAGCAAAAAAGGAAAGGGTCCTGGAGGATATTGTACTTATATAAGTGAGTATAAATCTCCATTTATATTTTCTAACTTCAATGGTACCGCTGACGATATTGATGTGTTAACACATGAAGCAGGCCATGCATTCCAAGTTTATGAAAGTAGGGGATACCAAGTACCTGAGTATGGGTTCCCCACCCTTGAAGCTTGCGAAATTCACTCTATGAGTATGGAGTTCTTCACTTGGCCGTGGATGGAGCTTTTCTTTAAAGAGGATACAGATAAGTACAAGTTTTCTCACCTAAGTGAAGCCCTTATATTCATTCCATATGGTGTAACAGTAGATGAGTTCCAGCACTTTATTTATGACAACCCTGAACTAACTCCAGCTGAGCGTAAGCAAGCATGGAGAACAATTGAGAAAAAATACCTTCCACACAGAAACTATGATGGAAATGACTACTTAGAGCGTGGGGGATTCTGGTACCAGCAAGGTCACATTTTTGGGTCACCATTTTACTATATTGACTACACCCTAGCTCAAATATGTGCATTCCAGTTCTGGAAAAAGTCCAATGACAATAGAGAAGAAGCATGGAGTGACTACTTGATACTATGTAAAGCAGGTGGAAGTAAATCCTTCGTGGACTTAGTTAAGCTTGCTAACTTAAAATCGCCATTTGAAGATGGTTGTGTCAAATGGGTAATTGATGATATAGAAGGTTGGTTGGACTCTATCGACGATACTAAGCTATAA